In Bacteroidota bacterium, a single genomic region encodes these proteins:
- a CDS encoding TonB-dependent receptor plug domain-containing protein yields the protein MQGTTVGSVTDLNGKFKIDNLAAGVYKLSISFVGFDTQVKEVTLKDGESITIDTKMEESSIGLKEMVVVGYGTTAKKDLTGAVTSVGAKDFNKGNFATPEQLLTGKVAGVQVTPNSGQPGSGSRIRIRGGSSLNASNDPLIVIDGVPIDNGTINGSGNPLSLINPNDIENMTILKDASAAAIYGARAANGVIIITTKKE from the coding sequence GTGCAGGGTACAACTGTTGGTTCGGTTACGGATTTAAACGGAAAATTTAAGATTGACAATTTAGCCGCCGGAGTTTATAAACTATCCATCTCATTTGTGGGCTTCGATACACAAGTAAAAGAAGTTACTTTAAAAGACGGCGAAAGCATCACCATCGATACTAAAATGGAAGAAAGCTCAATTGGGCTCAAGGAAATGGTGGTGGTAGGATACGGTACAACCGCAAAGAAAGATTTAACGGGTGCTGTAACCTCAGTGGGTGCAAAAGATTTTAACAAAGGTAATTTCGCAACACCGGAGCAATTGCTTACCGGAAAAGTTGCTGGAGTGCAAGTTACTCCGAATAGCGGACAGCCCGGCTCCGGAAGCAGAATTCGAATTCGTGGAGGTTCTTCTTTGAATGCCAGCAACGACCCATTAATTGTTATTGATGGTGTGCCAATCGACAATGGAACAATTAACGGTTCAGGAAACCCGCTCAGTTTGATTAATCCAAACGACATCGAGAATATGACCATCTTGAAAGATGCATCAGCTGCAGCTATCTATGGTGCGAGAGCAGCAAATGGTGTAATTATTATTACCACTAAAAAGGAGTAG